In Methanomicrobium antiquum, one DNA window encodes the following:
- a CDS encoding YcaO-related McrA-glycine thioamidation protein — protein sequence MNAIPINRVKKEYKCGTQRAVEPKKTLDKIRPLMEEIGVVDVFETTDNDRTKIPVFSAIRPAAAWGGTKINYGKGVTSDEAKASAMMEAIERFSAEYRGERMEFASYEQLGLTKALDPKELILPREMQIGEETHWILAWDLLGETEMHVPANAVYHPYDPLGMAQQLFRSDANGLAAGNVREEAILHAMYEVIERDALSCAEKNRFLGKRLVIDTEGPLLNLLNKFEDQGIIIHLWYIDGKTGVHTVAAAADDELTKDPQMLVIGSGSHLSPEIAAFRALTEVAQRRGRNIRGDIENKSRVAIVEKAGYERLKRINRIWFEEAKDEVKFSEIPDKSTDFLDEDLKIILKDLEEHTDSVFVADLSKTEIPVVRVIIPGFEVSYTDSSRRKK from the coding sequence ATGAATGCCATCCCGATTAACAGGGTAAAAAAAGAATACAAATGCGGTACACAAAGGGCAGTTGAGCCCAAAAAGACCCTTGACAAAATAAGACCGTTAATGGAGGAGATAGGCGTTGTTGACGTCTTTGAAACAACCGACAATGACAGAACAAAAATTCCGGTCTTTTCAGCCATAAGACCTGCCGCGGCATGGGGCGGCACAAAAATAAACTATGGCAAAGGCGTAACTTCTGATGAGGCCAAAGCATCAGCAATGATGGAGGCAATCGAGCGCTTCAGTGCCGAGTACCGTGGCGAAAGGATGGAATTTGCAAGCTATGAACAGCTGGGATTAACAAAGGCACTGGATCCAAAAGAACTTATTCTGCCACGTGAGATGCAAATCGGAGAAGAGACACACTGGATATTGGCATGGGATCTTTTAGGTGAAACTGAAATGCATGTTCCTGCAAATGCTGTTTATCACCCATATGATCCTCTGGGAATGGCCCAACAGCTTTTCAGAAGTGACGCGAACGGACTTGCTGCAGGAAATGTCAGAGAAGAGGCAATACTTCATGCAATGTATGAGGTAATCGAAAGAGATGCCCTAAGCTGTGCCGAAAAGAACAGATTCCTTGGCAAAAGACTTGTAATTGATACAGAAGGCCCTCTTTTAAATCTTTTAAATAAATTTGAGGATCAGGGAATTATTATTCATCTCTGGTACATTGACGGAAAAACAGGAGTTCATACAGTCGCCGCTGCCGCGGATGATGAACTGACAAAAGACCCACAGATGCTTGTAATAGGTTCAGGTTCGCATTTAAGCCCTGAAATTGCCGCATTTCGTGCCCTGACCGAGGTTGCACAGAGAAGAGGGCGAAATATAAGAGGAGATATTGAGAACAAAAGCCGTGTTGCAATTGTTGAAAAAGCCGGATATGAAAGGCTTAAAAGAATAAACAGAATCTGGTTTGAAGAGGCCAAAGACGAGGTAAAATTCTCAGAAATTCCTGATAAAAGCACAGATTTTCTCGATGAAGACTTAAAAATCATTTTAAAAGATCTTGAAGAGCACACAGACAGTGTCTTTGTAGCAGATCTCTCCAAAACAGAGATTCCGGTTGTAAGAGTGATAATACCCGGATTTGAAGTTTCATATACCGATTCATCAAGAAGGAAAAAATAA
- the spt4 gene encoding transcription elongation factor subunit Spt4 translates to MPPRSKKQVRVCRNCHHVVDGESCVTCGSSNLSDDWTGYLYIVDPKRSKIAEKMNIDMPGRYALKVR, encoded by the coding sequence ATGCCGCCAAGGAGTAAGAAGCAGGTTCGTGTATGTAGAAACTGTCATCATGTAGTTGACGGAGAATCGTGTGTTACCTGCGGAAGCTCAAATTTAAGCGATGACTGGACCGGATATCTATATATTGTCGATCCAAAAAGATCAAAAATTGCAGAAAAGATGAATATTGACATGCCCGGACGGTATGCCTTAAAAGTACGCTAG
- a CDS encoding 30S ribosomal protein S24e, protein MDFEFIRDEENKLLNRTELDFVLKYEGATPSRKEIMGKLCALRNVNMANCVVDSLEGEFGKQEIVASARIYENVEDLKATELDYIVKRCHAEEEKSEEAEA, encoded by the coding sequence ATGGACTTCGAATTTATAAGAGATGAGGAAAACAAGCTTCTTAACCGCACAGAGCTTGATTTTGTTCTTAAATACGAAGGCGCAACACCTTCCAGAAAAGAGATAATGGGAAAGCTTTGCGCACTTCGCAATGTGAATATGGCAAACTGTGTTGTTGATTCACTTGAGGGCGAGTTTGGAAAGCAGGAAATTGTTGCATCTGCACGTATTTACGAGAACGTAGAAGATCTTAAGGCAACCGAGCTTGATTATATTGTCAAACGCTGTCATGCTGAAGAAGAGAAATCTGAAGAAGCGGAGGCCTGA
- a CDS encoding PIN domain-containing protein, whose product MKVLFDANALMIPGQFGVDIFSETENLVGSFDPVTIKGVVAELEGLSLGRGRDASAARVGLSLSRRCTVIDNVKSSIPVDDMIVKTAEEMDCMVLTNDRGLKNKLLENNIDVIVLRNQKTLEIIRG is encoded by the coding sequence GTGAAAGTATTATTCGATGCAAACGCACTGATGATTCCCGGACAGTTCGGAGTTGACATATTCTCTGAAACGGAGAATCTTGTAGGATCGTTTGATCCGGTAACAATAAAAGGCGTTGTGGCAGAACTTGAAGGTCTTTCCCTCGGTCGCGGACGGGATGCGTCAGCCGCACGGGTTGGCCTCTCATTGTCGCGCCGGTGCACTGTTATCGATAATGTCAAAAGCAGTATCCCTGTCGATGATATGATTGTAAAGACCGCAGAAGAGATGGACTGTATGGTTCTGACCAACGACAGGGGGCTTAAAAATAAGCTTCTTGAAAATAATATTGATGTGATAGTACTTAGAAATCAAAAGACTCTGGAGATAATCAGAGGCTGA
- a CDS encoding DNA-directed RNA polymerase: MYYKMRLQDKVRVPPTRLGEDLSVVVLDELQKQLEGSIDKDIGIFIAVTEIHAVGEGDIIPSDGAVYYYVEFDAVVLRLSMQEIVEGEVVETTSFGAFVSLGPIDAMLHVSQISDDFINFDEKNARLICQESKRQIAVGDGVRARVVSLSLSERDPRESKIGLTMRQAGLGTESWITDELEGAKADAAKE; this comes from the coding sequence ATGTATTATAAGATGAGACTTCAGGACAAGGTGCGTGTCCCGCCGACCCGCCTTGGAGAGGACTTAAGTGTTGTTGTCCTCGATGAACTTCAAAAACAGCTTGAGGGCAGTATTGACAAGGATATCGGCATTTTCATTGCCGTCACTGAAATCCATGCCGTGGGTGAAGGCGATATTATTCCGAGTGATGGTGCAGTCTATTACTATGTCGAATTTGACGCAGTAGTTCTTCGCCTTTCAATGCAGGAGATTGTTGAAGGAGAGGTTGTTGAAACAACAAGCTTCGGAGCGTTTGTCTCACTTGGACCAATTGATGCGATGCTTCACGTCAGTCAGATAAGTGATGATTTCATCAATTTCGATGAGAAGAATGCAAGACTTATCTGTCAGGAATCAAAGCGCCAGATTGCAGTGGGAGACGGAGTCCGTGCCCGTGTTGTTTCACTGAGTCTTTCCGAGCGTGATCCGCGTGAGAGTAAGATTGGTCTTACTATGAGGCAGGCGGGTCTTGGTACTGAATCATGGATAACAGATGAGCTTGAAGGAGCAAAAGCAGATGCCGCCAAGGAGTAA
- a CDS encoding DUF2098 domain-containing protein: protein MQDDELSIGAVVRYPRTGTTGKIVEISNSEGYTFAKLDSTELFYRADMLIPARSLKEKKERTEISDIERLNRAEDLSSKDLEDAFDDVTGVGAG, encoded by the coding sequence ATGCAGGATGATGAATTGTCTATAGGTGCAGTTGTCAGGTACCCAAGGACAGGAACTACCGGAAAAATTGTGGAAATTTCAAATTCAGAAGGCTATACTTTTGCAAAGCTTGATTCGACAGAGCTTTTTTACAGGGCTGATATGTTAATTCCTGCCAGGTCTCTAAAAGAGAAGAAAGAGCGCACAGAAATATCAGATATTGAGAGATTAAACAGAGCTGAAGACTTAAGTTCAAAGGACTTAGAAGATGCCTTTGATGATGTAACAGGCGTTGGCGCCGGATAA
- a CDS encoding 30S ribosomal protein S27ae: MAAKKQQTKSAVKRSSMYKVEGDKAVAQRRNCPRCGPGVFMAQHSDRVACGKCGYTEFNK; encoded by the coding sequence ATGGCGGCAAAGAAACAACAGACAAAATCTGCTGTTAAACGCTCATCCATGTACAAGGTTGAGGGCGACAAGGCTGTAGCACAGCGCAGAAACTGCCCACGCTGCGGTCCCGGTGTATTCATGGCACAGCACAGCGATCGTGTTGCATGCGGCAAGTGCGGATATACAGAATTCAACAAATAA
- the nikR gene encoding nickel-responsive transcriptional regulator NikR, giving the protein MVHESDLSRIGISLPKNLLDKFDEILNCRGYSSRSEGIRDAIRSYITYYQWMSDVQGERQGVITMVYDHEHRGLLQVLTDIQHDNLKIIQSSLHAHVSHEKCLEVILVRGDAGEIKKIAETLMAQKGVESVKLTTIPIEPHQH; this is encoded by the coding sequence ATGGTACACGAGTCAGATCTTTCAAGAATAGGAATATCACTTCCTAAAAATCTTCTGGACAAATTTGATGAGATTTTAAACTGCCGCGGATATTCATCGCGCTCTGAGGGTATTCGAGATGCAATACGAAGTTATATCACTTATTATCAGTGGATGTCGGATGTGCAGGGAGAAAGGCAGGGTGTCATCACAATGGTATATGATCATGAACACCGTGGTCTTCTTCAGGTGTTAACTGATATTCAGCACGACAATCTGAAAATAATTCAGTCATCACTTCACGCACATGTAAGCCACGAAAAGTGCCTCGAGGTCATTTTGGTCCGTGGTGATGCCGGAGAAATTAAAAAGATTGCCGAGACTTTAATGGCGCAAAAAGGCGTTGAATCAGTTAAACTAACAACAATACCTATAGAACCGCACCAGCATTAA
- a CDS encoding bifunctional N(6)-L-threonylcarbamoyladenine synthase/serine/threonine protein kinase — MPGSRQILGIEGTAWNLSAAVFGEELISLHSNPYSPPNGGIHPREAAQHHAAVLKDVVSKALLDVDLKDISGVAFSQGPGLGPCLRTVATAARSIAIALNVPLIGVNHCVAHVEIGRHTCGCDDPIVLYASGANTQVLGFLKSRYRIFGETLDIGLGNALDKFARSRGLPHPGGPLIENYAKKGSPVNLPYTVKGMDLAFSGLMSAAKDCKAPIEDVCAGFQETAFAMCVEVTERALAHSGKNEVLLVGGVGANERLREMLLVMCEERGAEFFVPEKKFIGDNGAMIAYTGKIMLEAGQTIPVENSGVNPSYRSDDVSVLWRRDTGDISYGKANLIENGTARGAEAVVTILGDDYVVKRRLSKGYRNKELDRQLIAERTRAEARVISLARRGGVLTPIIKDVTDDSLVMENIKGDMLKLVLTDDNVFNAGILVGRLHKCGIIHGDLTTSNIIVGGKSGHVCYLIDFGLSYISSETESRGVDVHVFFQTLESTAPGHDNLAVSFSEGYKSAFVDADSVLERVLEIKQRARYLH, encoded by the coding sequence ATGCCTGGAAGTAGGCAAATACTGGGTATTGAGGGGACAGCGTGGAACCTCAGTGCCGCTGTTTTTGGAGAGGAGTTAATCTCCCTGCATTCAAATCCATATAGCCCGCCAAATGGTGGTATTCATCCCCGTGAGGCCGCACAGCATCATGCCGCCGTTTTAAAGGATGTTGTCTCAAAGGCTCTTTTGGATGTTGATTTAAAAGATATTTCAGGAGTTGCTTTTTCACAGGGTCCGGGTCTTGGGCCATGCCTCAGGACTGTTGCAACCGCGGCACGCTCAATTGCTATTGCACTAAACGTTCCTTTAATAGGCGTTAACCACTGCGTTGCGCATGTTGAAATCGGGAGGCATACCTGTGGCTGTGATGATCCAATAGTTTTGTACGCAAGCGGAGCTAACACGCAGGTTTTAGGATTTTTAAAATCAAGGTACAGGATTTTTGGAGAAACTCTGGATATCGGCCTTGGAAATGCCCTTGACAAGTTTGCAAGAAGCCGTGGTCTTCCACATCCCGGCGGTCCTCTGATTGAAAATTATGCAAAAAAAGGCTCTCCTGTAAACTTACCCTATACTGTTAAGGGAATGGATCTTGCGTTTTCCGGTCTGATGTCGGCCGCAAAGGACTGTAAAGCACCAATTGAAGATGTATGCGCCGGATTTCAGGAGACTGCCTTTGCAATGTGTGTTGAGGTGACAGAACGTGCCCTTGCCCATTCCGGAAAGAATGAGGTTTTGCTGGTCGGGGGTGTCGGTGCAAATGAGCGTTTAAGAGAGATGCTTCTTGTAATGTGTGAGGAGAGAGGTGCTGAATTTTTTGTTCCTGAAAAAAAGTTCATCGGCGACAACGGTGCAATGATTGCTTATACCGGAAAAATCATGCTTGAGGCCGGCCAGACAATTCCGGTTGAAAATTCCGGTGTTAATCCTTCATACCGCTCAGATGATGTCAGTGTTTTATGGCGCCGTGATACCGGAGATATCAGCTATGGAAAGGCAAATCTCATTGAAAACGGAACTGCACGGGGTGCAGAGGCTGTTGTAACAATTTTGGGTGACGACTATGTAGTAAAGCGCCGGCTTTCAAAGGGATATAGAAATAAAGAGCTTGACCGGCAACTTATTGCAGAAAGAACCCGTGCCGAAGCACGAGTGATTTCGCTTGCAAGAAGAGGCGGCGTTTTAACACCAATAATAAAAGATGTCACAGATGACAGCCTTGTGATGGAAAATATCAAAGGTGATATGCTAAAACTTGTTTTAACAGATGATAATGTCTTTAATGCCGGAATTTTGGTTGGACGTCTTCACAAATGCGGAATAATCCATGGCGATCTTACAACCTCAAATATTATTGTGGGGGGTAAAAGCGGTCATGTCTGTTATCTCATTGATTTTGGCCTGTCTTACATCTCTTCCGAGACTGAGTCGCGCGGGGTGGATGTTCATGTATTTTTCCAGACTCTTGAGAGTACAGCACCGGGACATGATAATCTGGCAGTTTCATTTTCTGAGGGTTATAAATCAGCATTTGTGGATGCAGACTCAGTATTGGAGCGTGTTTTGGAGATAAAACAAAGAGCAAGATACCTCCATTGA
- a CDS encoding oligosaccharyl transferase, archaeosortase A system-associated — translation MNLSEFSKYRNYIILGLLAVFTAFALWVRMIPSEGLVSVAGVNLLGNDPWYNLRLIEVIVENPLSYPWFDPMTYYPYGTDNFWGPMFPIIGAVMCLLSGASTRPEIMYVASWLPPLMGAVMVPLMYLVGEKVSDWKTGIIAALFTATIAGQYVYRSLFGFVDHHIAEVLFGALFCLLYIYYLSYIREHPVDFKSIESLKVPAIIAVFCGIAYVIGVSNMPTMILFALIASLYTGLQFIWDRLKGKSTEYLVLLNVVTFLVAIAGFLLIGIHHAGMSMARYSMGHIVAYLAIIIATLVLFGIEKGLKEKSFSYYIGALAGLVVAGIVFMMFFVPEFFSFFVSGLSSFFGYTATLTTIQEARHWDIESAWQAFSYGMILLVFGFIVCAWKFLKESRQAYLFLIIWSFVTLYSTTIQVRYEYYLAANIAILGAVFVAWALEFGGRDLLSYAGINIEKSKTDESKPQTKKNSKTAESTPAPAESSSKAKKKSDKKKQPLPKKPSANSLNALVAILAIVLAVFFVYSSADIGIATASVMKNGGMTPDWQESLEWLGENTPETGIDYYAVYSRDSYENPEESYGVMTWWDYGHWITFIAERPPNANPFQEGVAGNLGSAAFFIQESESESNEILDNLDTRYVITDIEMDTTKFWAMSTWYNPELMHAPYMQNLAMIGQDGSFSSVSLNNERYYNTMISKLHNFDGSMAEPGLVYYIEYASGAQYGISIPVISTAAQMTYDEAKEKVDAFNADKKAGTGAVILNSDLFSPTAEVPALRNYRLIHESPTNVLNSGGFLSYVKTFEYVSGAHIKGEGIIEIPLKTDQGREFTYRQKSIDGEFVVPYSTTGDKYGVKALGDYRIQGTDKTFSVSEDSVLNGLYIN, via the coding sequence ATGAATCTATCTGAATTTTCAAAATACAGGAATTATATAATTTTAGGGCTTTTGGCTGTCTTTACAGCATTTGCCCTTTGGGTCAGGATGATTCCGTCAGAAGGACTTGTATCAGTCGCCGGTGTCAACCTTTTAGGAAATGATCCATGGTACAATCTGAGGCTGATAGAGGTTATTGTGGAAAACCCCCTTTCATATCCTTGGTTTGATCCTATGACTTACTACCCTTACGGAACAGACAACTTCTGGGGCCCGATGTTTCCGATTATTGGCGCTGTAATGTGCCTCCTCTCCGGTGCATCGACACGACCTGAGATAATGTATGTGGCATCCTGGCTTCCGCCGCTTATGGGCGCGGTAATGGTGCCTTTGATGTATCTTGTAGGAGAAAAGGTTTCTGACTGGAAGACCGGCATTATTGCAGCTCTTTTTACAGCCACTATTGCCGGACAGTATGTCTATCGCTCGCTTTTTGGATTTGTGGACCACCACATAGCAGAAGTATTGTTTGGAGCGCTTTTCTGTCTTTTATACATCTACTATCTTTCATACATAAGAGAGCATCCAGTTGATTTCAAATCCATTGAATCATTAAAAGTTCCTGCAATAATTGCTGTTTTTTGTGGAATTGCATATGTAATCGGCGTTTCCAACATGCCGACAATGATTCTTTTTGCACTGATTGCATCTTTATATACAGGTCTTCAGTTCATATGGGACAGGCTGAAGGGGAAATCAACAGAATATCTTGTTTTATTGAATGTTGTAACGTTTTTAGTTGCAATTGCCGGCTTTTTATTAATCGGAATTCACCATGCAGGCATGAGCATGGCAAGATATTCAATGGGGCATATTGTTGCATACCTTGCAATAATTATTGCAACACTTGTTCTTTTTGGAATTGAGAAGGGATTAAAAGAGAAATCCTTTTCATATTATATCGGGGCACTTGCAGGTCTTGTTGTTGCAGGAATTGTCTTTATGATGTTTTTTGTTCCTGAGTTTTTCTCATTTTTTGTATCAGGATTAAGCTCATTTTTTGGGTATACAGCAACGCTTACAACAATTCAGGAGGCAAGGCACTGGGATATAGAAAGCGCATGGCAGGCTTTTAGTTATGGAATGATACTGCTTGTTTTTGGTTTTATTGTCTGTGCATGGAAATTTTTAAAAGAGTCCCGCCAGGCATACCTTTTCCTTATTATCTGGTCTTTTGTAACATTATATTCCACAACAATACAGGTGAGGTATGAATATTATCTGGCCGCAAACATAGCCATTCTTGGCGCTGTATTTGTTGCATGGGCGCTTGAATTCGGAGGCCGGGATTTGCTCTCGTATGCCGGAATAAATATTGAAAAATCAAAAACAGATGAATCAAAACCACAAACAAAAAAGAATTCGAAAACGGCTGAATCTACACCGGCACCGGCTGAATCTTCATCAAAGGCTAAGAAAAAGTCAGATAAGAAAAAACAACCGTTGCCTAAAAAACCTTCAGCAAACAGTTTGAATGCACTTGTTGCCATACTTGCAATAGTTCTTGCAGTATTTTTTGTTTATTCCTCTGCAGACATTGGTATTGCAACAGCGTCTGTGATGAAAAATGGCGGAATGACTCCTGACTGGCAGGAATCGCTCGAATGGCTTGGTGAAAACACACCTGAAACCGGAATTGACTATTATGCAGTTTACAGCCGCGATTCATATGAAAATCCCGAAGAGTCATATGGTGTTATGACATGGTGGGATTACGGGCACTGGATAACATTTATTGCAGAAAGGCCGCCGAATGCAAATCCGTTCCAGGAAGGTGTTGCAGGAAATCTGGGTTCTGCGGCTTTCTTTATTCAGGAGAGTGAATCAGAGTCCAATGAAATTTTAGATAATCTTGATACACGCTATGTGATTACAGATATTGAGATGGATACAACAAAATTCTGGGCAATGTCTACATGGTACAATCCTGAACTTATGCATGCACCATATATGCAGAATCTTGCGATGATAGGGCAGGACGGGTCATTTAGCTCTGTATCATTGAACAATGAAAGATACTACAACACAATGATCTCAAAACTGCACAACTTTGACGGTTCAATGGCAGAGCCCGGCCTTGTGTATTATATTGAGTATGCTTCAGGAGCACAATATGGAATTTCAATTCCGGTTATATCTACTGCAGCCCAGATGACTTATGATGAGGCAAAAGAAAAAGTCGATGCCTTTAATGCAGATAAAAAAGCCGGAACAGGCGCAGTTATCTTAAACTCTGATCTATTCAGTCCGACAGCAGAAGTTCCTGCACTTCGAAATTACCGTCTGATTCATGAATCCCCGACAAATGTCTTAAACAGTGGCGGATTCTTAAGTTATGTCAAGACCTTTGAGTACGTGTCAGGTGCACACATAAAAGGCGAGGGTATTATAGAAATACCTCTGAAGACAGATCAGGGAAGGGAGTTTACATACCGGCAGAAAAGCATTGACGGTGAATTTGTAGTTCCTTATTCAACAACCGGCGATAAATATGGAGTAAAAGCTCTTGGCGATTACAGAATACAGGGAACTGATAAAACATTCTCAGTTAGTGAGGATTCCGTCCTAAACGGTCTTTATATTAACTGA
- a CDS encoding GTP-dependent dephospho-CoA kinase family protein, giving the protein MWYLPESERVKFKEPFGALFPDIDSALKYLGDAPIYAVGDVVTRNLRRKGIVPQLSVIDGNTMREPCKCTPLLPVKRIEVKNPAGFITEELICALRTGVDNSPALVHVEGEEDLAVIPLVMMLSEKSAVLYGQPCEGVVVRIVDSASKKRAEELFSLFVQV; this is encoded by the coding sequence ATGTGGTATCTTCCGGAGTCTGAGAGAGTTAAGTTTAAAGAGCCTTTTGGTGCTCTTTTTCCTGACATTGACAGTGCCTTAAAATACCTTGGTGATGCGCCAATATATGCTGTTGGCGATGTCGTCACAAGAAACTTAAGACGAAAGGGCATTGTCCCACAGCTTTCGGTGATTGACGGAAATACAATGCGTGAACCCTGCAAATGTACACCTCTTCTGCCTGTAAAAAGAATTGAGGTAAAAAATCCTGCCGGGTTTATTACAGAAGAGCTTATCTGTGCGCTTCGTACAGGTGTTGATAATTCACCAGCACTTGTGCATGTTGAGGGAGAAGAGGATTTGGCGGTAATTCCGCTTGTAATGATGTTGTCTGAGAAGAGCGCAGTGTTATACGGACAGCCGTGTGAGGGTGTTGTAGTCAGAATTGTTGATTCCGCCTCAAAAAAACGTGCAGAAGAACTTTTTTCACTTTTTGTTCAGGTTTGA
- a CDS encoding translation initiation factor IF-2 subunit gamma: protein MSGELVPDVNIGLVGHVDHGKTTLVSGITGQWTDRHSEEIKRGISIRLGYADATIYKCTDCEGQESYSTTEECKNCGGKCEPYRTISFVDAPGHETLMATMLSGSALMDGAMLVIAANEKCPQPQTKEHLMALELVGIKNIIIVQNKIDVVSQEQALAHYKQIKKFVKGTIAENAPVIPVSAQKGINIGALLSAIDEYIPSPKRNPSDDPLMLVARSFDINKPGCSWRDVKGGVIGGSLTHGIFLEGDEIEIRPGRKVEAENQIHWEPITTKVTTINAGTKKVPEATPGGLLGIGTKLDPAITKSDALAGQVAGHPGKLPPVWDKLSFSVSLMERVVGADDEFTIEPLRHKEPLMLSVGTAVTVGVVINTKKDIVEVVLKRPVCVSVGSRIAISRMVGGRWRLIGMGTLVE, encoded by the coding sequence GTGAGCGGCGAATTAGTCCCCGATGTTAATATTGGTCTTGTAGGGCATGTGGATCATGGCAAGACCACTCTAGTTTCAGGAATCACAGGTCAATGGACTGACAGGCACAGCGAAGAGATAAAGCGTGGTATATCCATCCGTCTTGGATATGCTGACGCAACAATATACAAATGCACAGACTGTGAAGGTCAGGAATCATATTCAACAACAGAGGAGTGCAAAAACTGCGGCGGAAAATGCGAGCCGTACAGGACAATATCATTTGTTGACGCACCAGGGCATGAGACTTTAATGGCAACCATGCTTTCAGGCTCGGCACTCATGGACGGTGCAATGCTTGTAATTGCGGCAAACGAAAAATGTCCACAGCCTCAGACAAAAGAGCACCTGATGGCTCTTGAGCTTGTTGGAATTAAAAATATCATAATAGTACAGAATAAGATTGATGTTGTATCACAGGAACAGGCACTTGCTCACTATAAACAGATAAAAAAGTTCGTTAAGGGAACAATTGCTGAAAATGCGCCTGTTATCCCTGTATCTGCTCAAAAGGGCATAAATATCGGAGCTCTTTTGTCTGCAATAGACGAATATATTCCATCTCCAAAACGCAATCCAAGCGATGATCCGCTGATGCTTGTTGCAAGATCTTTTGATATAAACAAACCCGGATGCAGTTGGCGTGATGTAAAAGGCGGCGTTATCGGCGGTTCACTTACACACGGGATTTTTCTGGAGGGTGATGAGATTGAGATTCGCCCCGGCAGAAAAGTGGAGGCTGAAAATCAGATACACTGGGAGCCTATAACTACAAAAGTAACGACAATCAACGCCGGAACAAAGAAGGTCCCTGAGGCAACCCCTGGTGGTCTGTTAGGGATCGGAACAAAGCTTGATCCAGCCATCACCAAAAGCGATGCACTTGCAGGACAGGTTGCAGGACACCCCGGAAAACTTCCCCCAGTCTGGGATAAACTTTCCTTTAGTGTTTCCTTAATGGAAAGGGTTGTCGGCGCTGATGATGAATTTACAATCGAACCTCTTAGGCACAAAGAGCCCTTAATGCTCTCCGTCGGAACAGCAGTCACAGTAGGTGTTGTAATAAACACAAAGAAGGATATTGTTGAAGTTGTTCTAAAAAGACCGGTATGTGTATCGGTCGGCTCACGAATCGCTATCAGCAGGATGGTCGGCGGACGCTGGCGTCTTATCGGAATGGGAACTCTGGTAGAGTGA